In the Molothrus aeneus isolate 106 chromosome 28, BPBGC_Maene_1.0, whole genome shotgun sequence genome, one interval contains:
- the LOC136567167 gene encoding olfactory receptor 6Y1-like: protein MGGRNETKVLYFILLGFPTTGELQLLLFSALLLAYLLTVLENFLIILAIRNNHSLQKPMYFFLGNLSFLEICYVSVIEPKMITDVLSRDKRISFQGCMAQLHFFVTLVCTEYVLLAAMAYDRLVAICKPLRYPLIMSHKLCAQLVAACWVCGLTTSSIKLSFIARLSFCDVDKINHYFCDISPLLNISCSDSSLAELVDFTLALLVILLPLCTVLASYICILITVLKIPSSQGRQKAFSTCSSHLAVVILFYSTTLFTYAHPKLMYTYRANKLVSVLYTVVVPLLNPLIYCLRNKEVRVATRKTLKIYKGQEGFCIRSREKKLD, encoded by the coding sequence ATGGGTGGGAGGAATGAAACCAAAGTCCTGTATTTCATTCTCCTGGGTTTTCCAACCACTGGTgaactgcagctgcttctcttctCTGCTTTACTTCTGGCTTATTTATTAACTGTGTTGGAAAACTTCCTTATCATTCTCGCCATCCGAAATAACCACAGCCTGCAAAAACCCATGTATTTCTTCCTAGGGAATCTGTCTTTCTTAGAGATCTGCTATGTCTCTGTCATTGAGCCAAAGATGATCACAGATGTCCTGTCTCGTGACAAAAGGATTTCATTCCAGGGCTGCATGGCACAGCTGCATTTCTTTGTGACTCTTGTTTGCACTGAGTATGTTCTGCTGGCCGCGATGGCCTACGATCGCCTTGTGGccatctgcaaacccctcaGGTACCCCCTCATCATGAGCCAcaagctctgtgctcagctggtgGCTGCCTGCTGGGTGTGTGGTTTGACCACCTCCTCCATCAAGCTGAGCTTTATAGCCAGGCTCTCATTCTGTGATGTGGACAAAATCAATCATTATTTCTGCGACATTTCCCCCCTCCTGAACATCTCCTGCAGCGATTCCTCTTTGGCCGAGCTCGTGGACTTCACCTTGGCTCTGCTGGTcatcctgctgcctctgtgcacTGTGCTGGCCTCCTACATCTGCATCCTGATCACTGTGCTGAAGATTCCTTCTTCCCAGGGGAGGCAAAAGGCTTTttccacctgcagctcccacctggcCGTGGTGATTTTGTTCTACTCCACCACTCTTTTCACCTACGCCCACCCCAAGCTCATGTACACCTACCGTGCCAACAAGCTGGTGTCAGTCCTGTACACGGTGGTTGTGCCACTTCTGAATCCTCTCATATATTGCCTTAGAAACAAGGAAGTCAGGGTTGCCACGAGGAAGACTTT